A window of Ptychodera flava strain L36383 chromosome 1, AS_Pfla_20210202, whole genome shotgun sequence contains these coding sequences:
- the LOC139138925 gene encoding uncharacterized protein — MHMLRNLDAGIDVDVAKEAAVKTNIGVETSDNKWSTVDANTPLAYNVYELRVERDGSIMLVRQEGDGGFDMEPAGPAEQGIADTEITERLVAEDVVPAGATEGEKETKPVDP, encoded by the exons ATGCATATGCTGCGAAATCTCGATGCAGGAATTGACGTGGATGTTGCAAAAGAGGCTGCAGTG AAAACAAACATTGGAGTTGAAACTAGTGACAACAAATGGAGTACGGTAGATGCTAACACCCCACTGGCCTACAACGTATATGAGTTGCGCGTCGAGAGAGATGGATCGATCATGCTTGTCCGTCAGGAGGGTGACGGTGGCTTTGATATGGAACCTGCTGGTCCTGCAG AGCAAGGTATCGCTGATACAGAAATTACTGAGAGACTAGTGGCTGAAGATGTTGTGCCTGCTGGAGCTACTG